The genomic region GAGACAGGTTCAGTTCATTTTCATCCAGACAGTCTCATGTGGCATAATAAAGGAGACCTTTTATGCTTTTTTCCCATCCTTCAGTGTGTAACaaatgttcttgtgcatgtaaaagttaaaaagtctgcaccaacaaaagctcctctctcccacagaaaacactgctcccaaaacgcctcgtcagtggtcccgcctttaattctgtgactctTTGACATCATACCACGTAAGCatgtcatacatttgcataatttatgcaaTATTCACggtagaagtgaagctaaccagaagctgaaaacacaacagagccaaCCAGCGACACAGTAAGCGCTGCTGGCTCAGACGTgtgcgagctgaccaatcagagcagactgggtattcaagaggcgggccttaaagagacgggagctaaaacaaaaaagcgTATAAatctattctagtagtaacccaaaatagaatactgaacctgaaaatgagcataatatgtctcctttaacgtTGCTTCACATGCAGCATGTCCTCACTTGATTCAGTGACaatcaacagaaataaaaacaacccaTCAGACATTTCAATTAAGCAAACATACTGGGCTCAATAATTACAAAATAGAAAGATAAACAATCATAAAATCTATTTTAACACTTCGAGTGCCCTTAAACCAGCAGACGTGACCGactaataatatataaatatactgATATATTGCTTCATTGAGGATATACTGcgaaaaaactaaactaaactgtgAGAATAGCCTCACAGCGGCTGATCACAATTAAACTCAGTCCTACAGGAAGGCTCATTTCAAAGACTGCAGTTACTGATGCTCAGTTACATCGTGGCTCAAGTACAGACCGACTGTGAATCCAAAATAACTGAGGCGACACATTACATACAGTAATATACCCCAAAAACCAAACAGTCTTATAAAAGTGTTtcagaaacaaaagaacaatACCTTAAGTTTCCACACTGCATTTTTTTACGTCCACACCTCCTCTATTATAAGGCAGTAATTACAGTACACAgaactaaataaacaacaaagaagCATTAACATAAGAAGTGTTTCCTACATTAAGTGTAGTCAATTAaagtgatattttattttttactcttttttccGTTTCAAGATGCCATTTGCTCCTTATTACGCTAGGGGCCACCATCTGCATGTGTTTTgataacagaggacacacacacacacacaaacacagttttctGCTGAGCCTGCCTTCCTGTCATTTACAGCACACAGTCACTGTCTTGGTGTCATTTTTGTCACAGCTGCTTTGGGAATTTCTGTAAAAGTGGAAAAAGGATGACGCTTCAGTTCAAGACACGCCGAAAACCTCCAGTCGTGGTCCTCCTTCGTCCAGTTTTCCTGAGGTGAGAAGAAAAACCCCAACGACCCcaaacacaaattatttgaAGTAGAagtagttttgtgtgtgtgtgttttgtacacAAACCACACCTGAGTGAAACACAACGTCCAACCAGCCCACCATCATCTAACATGAGCACACGTGAGCCTCAGGGTGTATTTTTAGTAAAACACACACgttgaatgttgttttgtttatcccAAGACACAAAGTTTGAACATATCcaacactgctgctgtctgatcaTCGATAAAACAACACGTGAGTTTTTGTCTTTGAAGAAATTATTCTCTTTTGACAGCTGCTTTATTAAATACTTATCATGTTTAACATATTCTACGATTATGAGAAAGACGTTTTCTTGTAAGTAATAATGAGAGGTGGAGAATTAGATTTAATTGAGTTAggtatttatacattttgatactgtatgtgtatgtattctGTCATATGTctcttttaaaagtatttttaccACTGTTAAAGTAGTTTTGATAATGGATTCATCAGTTTGACTAATCTAGATCTAAAGTAAATTTAAATCACCTGATTCCAGcttttttaatgtgaatattttctgttgttttggattgttttgattttcacGGCTCTATGACAATAAACAGACCGACATTTTAAGCTTTGGGAAACACGGATCGACCCTTTAAACTATTCTCcaacattttacagaccaaaaaaatgaatggattAATTGAGaaagtaacaataataataactgttagTTGGAGCCCTAGCCTGATTTTAATCATGATCGTTAATACATAAGTGTATAGTTTAATAAGTTAAGATCtatttttaaagtttgttttttggtcaCTTGAACTCAACTGAATTGTTGAATTGTTGCTACATTTACGTGCACTTAATACGCTGCACACTGGTTTGAGACAAATGCAACTGTTGGCAGGTCTTGCGTCCAATTCTGTTTCTCCTTCTGTCATTGAGGTCAGGATTTTATGTTAGAGTTTAGACAATTGTTGCCCAGATAGTCAGTTGAGGTTATGAGTTCTGATAAAATGGACTGTGATGTTTCGTCCTACTAAATAGTTTCTATGGACACCTTCCAGAGCATTGGATATGAAGTGTGCATTTCTTTTGCAGCAGCAGTCATCGTTTAAATTTCGgacaagaaataaaatgtttgtaagTTAtctgttcctgtttttttttcctaccagGCTATATTATTTCACATGGCGGACTCACGCAGACGTGCACACGCCCTCAGATATTTGCAGCTGTGCCTCAGTCAGGGCCACACAAACGTTTGGTCACGTGGTTGATTTATGATCAGCCTTGAAGGGTCACAGTTGGTCGGGGCCACACAACATTGCTCCTGGTCCACCCTAAAAATGGCTGCTGCCATGTTCAAACTCACCGTCGCCCATAAATCCAAACAGGGGCTGCTTTGAAATAAGGCCCCACAGTATACTGAGCATGTGACACCAGTGTAAACAGATAATTCATCTAACTTCATTTAGACCGACTTAAAGTGACACTGAGTTTTGCTTTGCAAGTTAATTAAGGTTATATCAAAGTCCATATTAAAAAAAGTGTCTACGATAAGTGTGATATAATTCGATAGATAAAACCAGTCTCAGTATCAATTCAGTCAAGGTGCAGAACAACAGTTAACAGCATTAACAGTCTGACAGGAGATAATCGTTTTTAAAAGCACAGGTCACAGTCGTCGCTAATCTGCCTTCGTCTcagcagcagggggcgctgcagCTGAAGACACCAGTCTGGCAGCTTCTTCCTGGGGCTCCACTGGCCCTTCACCAcctccatcctcctcatcctctttctCCAGGCCCAGTGGAggctgtctctgtgtgtgcctGGAGCGAGCTCGGTGCCTTCGGGGGTGGAGGAAGAGTGCGGGGTCCGGCATGGCTGTGGGCTCAGCGGGGCCCATCACTTTCTCTATGGGCACACACTCCCGGGCACGCTCCACCCTTGAAGACGCCCGAGCACTCTTACGCTTGGGTTTAACCAcaggagaggaaggggaggcTCCCAACGGCATCTGTGGAGAGTTCAGCTCGGCATCGCACTGGGGCCCCTGACTGTTGGCTCTGGCAAGGAGTCCCTGCCTCTGCTGCATCCGCTGGTGGTGTAGTTTCTGCCTGGCAGCGTGCAGCTGGAAGGAGAGGTATGCTGCTGCCTCGGTTtgtttctgcagctctgtgttgaggATGGTGGAGCAGTGGCTGCGGCgcttcagctcctccaggaaGTGGCGCTCCTTTTCCTTGAGATTGGCTCGGAGGGCTCCCACCAAAGCCCCTTTGTGACCCAGCTCCTTACGAAGCTCTCCTAAGGTGCAATCGCGCTCGGCCAGACGGTTTTCCAAGCGCCGACAGCTGGCCTCCAggagctcctcttcctcctgtaaCTCTGACACAGAGATGGACCAGAAGTGCTTTTGTTAATTATGAACATATGTAAGAAATCTGAATGCTTTTTCCACAagctccaaaaacaaaacaaaaaaacagcacacttataaacaacacacagctcagtacaGGCTGTGCACAATAGAGCGAGTACAGTTTATCTAAAGCGGAGTGTTTGTTGGGCCACAGCAGCTCTAATCCTTGGCACATATGATCATGAAGGCACAGCTCAGATTGTGCAGATCATATTCAGGCTGCAATCCACTCAGTTAAATATAGATCCGAAGAAGTGTCTGGAAAATCATCAGATGAGGATTATCTGTGAGCTGTACGGAGTATAATGGGTTTAGAGATGGAGATTACACACACATGGAAGGCTAATCAATTGCCAGGCTGTACGAGAGCTGGGCAATAAATCCATATTTGTTCCTCATCATCAGGTGTCGTCACATTTTGAGGATAGCTGTGTGACACACAGAAGTGTCTTTTACATAAATGAAACAGTCAAATTTCTTCCAGAATAATTTCAGAAATACTTCAAGGTTGGACATCATATCATTTTACATACCTGAACAATTATCTCAATATGCAAGGGGTggagataaaaacataaaatccctttaaatccaaactcaaTGCAACAGCCCTGCACTAAACACTATTCACTTTCTCACGTCAAAAAAAATAGTCTGCTGTCTGATATCTGAACATCTGCTCGTGCTGATTCAGGCATTGCTCCCAAGAAACAAAACACGACTTGGGGCCTCCTCTCAGACATGAACTTCACCCTCTCCGCCAAGGTCAGGTTTTAACGCAGtatgctgctgctctttgttgtttttttttgcttctgtaGACAACAATTGTGCTCTTTCAAACCACTAAAATTCcccagaggagagggaggtgtgGATGAAAAGACCAGTGCAGCAACTTCAGGGCTGACTGAGCTGCAGTCTGCCAGAGGAGAAGGAGATTACATCCACAGAGGCCGGCGCTGATGCCTCCGCCCATAGAAATAGGTCAGGTTTCTGGGTAGGAGAATCCAAAAAGGCGAGAGGGAGGCTTGGCGAGCGCTGGAGGTGAAACTACTTTAAAGCCTGGAAATCCATACGAGGCTTAAATGTAAGAAGGTGCTTCATACATTGATAAAAGCTCTGGGTTTGATGTTGGCTCCACCACATCTTGATTGCTTTATGAGCTTTCTCTCTAATCACTCGTCTTTTTTGCTTCATTTCAAATCTGCATAACTTCCCTTTCATCACACTAAGTCCTTTTTCATCTCTGATTTTTCTTCGTCCTGAGTCCCTTTCTTCAATCCTCAGTCTTCCAGGATTGATCCTCTGACGACTGATCAGTCTCAGGTTTTTCTTTCGGCCATCACCACACCCAGTTGAGCTCATATGCTAACTATAGACTACATAATGTGATCTTCATATCCCTCCAtactcctctcccctcctccgcGTCTGCCGCTGAATGCACTCCGCCGCCTCGTCTTTTCCCTTGATTGCCCTCCTTGCTACCTCTCATTacctctctccttccacctcttcctctctctctctttttttttccccagctctACGTCTCTCTTGTTCTCGGCAAAGTCTGTAAGTGGACACCCCCGCTGGGACGACGAGGGGGAAAAACGAgagcagggagaaaaaaaacgaggAAGGATCAATTTGTCAGGGTGGGAGGAGAGAACACAGGGCCGGGCTGTATCGATGGATCGGGGGATAACCTGTCCTGGAAAAAGGAGATGAGGGCTAAAAGCTGAGTAATGCAGCCAAGCAcgtcagcccccccccccacacacacacacttttctcgctacaagcacacacacacacacacacacacacacgcacacacacacacgcacacacacacacacgcacacacacactgacactctCACACAGCCTTTTGACTTCTCTTTCCCCGGTCTGTCTCTAATTCGCTGTGACAAAATGGTGCCTATCTCTTCATCCCTGCATCCAGACACCAACAAACGGTCCTGCTAATGTCAGCTGGGAGCCAAATACGCTGAGGCGTGctgtctgcccccccccccccccccatacagCTGTGACCAATTTCTGTCACACAGGGAAAtcactcatatgtgtaatggaactaATAGACACATATAGGTAAACATAGATGCATTTGAAAACTGCCGGTTTGTGTTTGGTCCGGAGGTTGATGGAGGGAGGGTGGCTGACTGGGATCTTAAACCCCCGGGGGGATGGGAGTCGGACACAGATTTGTCTGAGGTCTGCTGGACCATGAGCCGTCCAGGGACCTCTCTTGTCTCACGGGTGCCTCAGCAAGATGCGTGAATCAGGATCATTGTCTCCTGGGAGATTCAGCATCCcctcttctttctgtttctctgtctctcctctcctctgtgtgaatgcTGCTCCTCTTCTGTTTCCCTCCAGGTCTCCATGGTTGAGAGGAGGCGGTGTTGCTCAGCTCCTGCCTATCTGACGACACCCTCCAGATACCTCACTTACGATACACATGCACTCACCGGTGACGTCATTGGGTACACATCAGCTCTGCCTTTACAAAGAAAGTAAAGTTCACTGTTGACTGATGCTGTCAGATAAGAATTAATCTAACCACATGTTTATTAGTGAGGTTTGTGTTAAACTGGACTGCACTGCATTAAGAGGTGTTTCTAATATTGACATACATGAGGGCAGAATATTGAGCACATACAACATGATCAGGCTTGAGGAGTAACGGAATAAATTCAAAACAGGAATACataattaagattttttttaaaagtatgtAATTAGAGTCTGTAACCATGTACATGCACACATCCCTCTAAATACACATCGTCAAGATTAAACAAAATTTGGtaaatctttctctcttttctctcgtCTTTATTCACATATGTTTGGCATTGAGGTAAAAGAGTAAaggaaagtaatcaagttacattactttaaaatTGTGATACTTGGATTACTTTACAGACTAAACTTACAACAGGTAATTAACAACTGTGTCAAATATATCTTTAAAGTTGCCCTTCCATCCCTGAATATGATGCCCTCCGGTAAAACACCACCGATTAGTCGATCAGAGGTAAACTCGTTGCCAACTATCTGATGAACGATTACTAGTTTGACAGTTTTGATTACACACtcgctggttccagcttcttagtgtaaggatttgctgcttttctttgtgctgAATGGgaataaatgaagagtctttgggctTTGGACCATTGGTTGGACAAaggaagcaatttgaagacgttgCTTTGGTCTTTGGAAAATTGCAATGAGCATTTTCCCAATTTCTGTAGACTAAACAAtgaatcatgaaaataatcagcagattaattgataatgaaactACGGCCTCAATAATGAATATAAAGCATTATCTTTATCTTTCTgacaatgtcaacaaaaactgacattttttaagCTGAATTCATAGCAGAGCTGTTTAATTGGACTGCACTGGACTTTACAGTTGTACATTAATAAACCATCATATACAGAAGAGGGCTTTGAGTGTCTGTCTGCCCCATAATGTTTAAACTTCTTGATTTGTTGCTGATTTCTTCTGTATACACGATGTTGCATGAGGtttcttcattttctcctcATTAAAAGCCCTGTTCCCTGGTGTTTTTTCCTCATCTGACtcaagggtctaaggacagaggatgttgtacGCTGTAGATTTTGTGAAGTCCCTTGAGGCAAACTGTGATTTGTGATCCTgagctgtataaataaaattcaCTTGACAGATGGGGGAGCTGATTCATGATGGAGGTGggtgaggaagaaaaacagatgcATGAAGGAAGATggaagtttt from Sparus aurata chromosome 2, fSpaAur1.1, whole genome shotgun sequence harbors:
- the ccdc92ba gene encoding coiled-coil domain-containing protein 92, whose translation is MADESSLSRQIASVDRSVVFLRQEHLTLLHGLHLEILSLQKRCSELTSDLKVNPPGRSQIELQEEEELLEASCRRLENRLAERDCTLGELRKELGHKGALVGALRANLKEKERHFLEELKRRSHCSTILNTELQKQTEAAAYLSFQLHAARQKLHHQRMQQRQGLLARANSQGPQCDAELNSPQMPLGASPSSPVVKPKRKSARASSRVERARECVPIEKVMGPAEPTAMPDPALFLHPRRHRARSRHTQRQPPLGLEKEDEEDGGGEGPVEPQEEAARLVSSAAAPPAAETKAD